The Nicotiana tomentosiformis chromosome 2, ASM39032v3, whole genome shotgun sequence genome includes the window tgacaaataggtCCACCAATGTTCAGGTGTGGAGATGGTTGCAGCTGTTGATTTGCTGCTTGTTGCTCTTGCAAATATGCTCGAGGTTCATCCACAACTGCTTGAGGTTCAGCTACAACATATTCCAATTAATTTTGCATATCCACGTCTGCTCCTGCTAGCTCATCCAAATTTGCAGCTGGTGAGTCTGTTATTGTGTGGCTTGGTTGAGGCAAGTTAGCAGGAACTTCCTCTTCATCCATACTGGTACTGCTAGAATCTTCCTGGGTTGTAACAAGAATACTCTCAGCATCTTCTCTTGGTTTACTAGTGGCCATGCCTACTGAATTAAGAGTGAATAAATCCTTTTGACAGGTTTCTTCACCTTGAAAAGGAAAAATATCTTCTCTAAAGCTTACATCCCTACTGACAAAGAAAATGTTAGATTCTAAATCAAAAAGTTTGTATCTTTTTTGTGTTTTTGAGTACCCTATCATTACTGCTCTTCTTGCTCTAGATGCAAATTTATCCCCTCTAGGTAGAGTACTCCCATAACATAAACAGCCAAACACTCTCAAGTGATCTATTCTTGGTTGTTTACGATATAGCAATTCATAGGGAGATTTCTTATCTAAGACCTCTGTAGGTATCTTATTGATTAGGTACACTTCTGTCTTAATGCATTCTCCCCAGAATCTGATTGGCATACTCCTTTGAATCTTGAGTGCTCTAGCCACATCAAGGATATGCCTATGCTTCCTTTCCACAATTCGATTTTATTATGGAGTATATGGACAACTACTTTGATGAACAATGCCAAGTGAATTGAATAACCTATTACACTGATTGTTGAAAACTTTTGTTCCATTGTATGTTCTCAATGTCTTAACCATAGTACCAAATTGATTTTTGATCAAGGAAAGTAAATCTTTCAGCAGAACAAAGATTTCACCTTTTGATTTAAGCAAACAAGTCCAAGTATATCTACTACAGTCATCTACCAGAGTAATAAAACATTGCTTTCTATCATAGGTTGCTGCCTTGTAAGGGCTCCCATACATCAGAATGCACTAATTGAAATACATAGTTTGAACTACTTTTACTAGCGGGAAATTTTAGTCTACTTTGTTTAGCTAAAGGGCAAATTTGACAGCCTCTTTGCATCTCTAGCTTCACTTTATTCTTCAATTCTAGTAAAAGTTACATGGCATTTGTAGAAGCATGTACTAGCCTTTGATGCCACAATGTGGTGGTCACTCCATCTCTGTGAAATGAACCAGCAGCAACAACATCTCCTCTACTAAGTATGTAAAGACCACTATCCTCTTTACCAATCCCCACCATCTTGCCACTGTATAGTCCCTGAAAGACACAAAAGTCTGGGAAAAAATATGCATAACAACATAGGTCCCTAGTCAACTTGGACACTGAGAGCAAGTTGAACTTAAAATCCGACACATCTAAGACATTCTTTATTTTCTGATTCTCTAGAATTGTAGCTTCTCCAGCATGTGTGATCTCAAACTTATCTCCTATAGGTATTTGCACTCTATAACTACTTTGTCCCTCTATTGGTCTAATGGAATCAAAGACATTTTTGTAGAAGGTTATGTGATGTGATGCCCATAAGTCTATTATCCAGtcatatacatatacattggATACATTAGACAGCAATGACATAATACCTGTCAAGTTTGAAGATCCTGTCAACTCTGAATGGCCCGCACTCCTTTCTCCGAGTGAAGTCTTCTCCAACAATTTACCAAATGTTTGTACTGTTCTTCTGTGAGATAATTTCCTTGTGGCTGATTTTTGGCTTGAATACCTTCATTTGTGTTAACATTATTAGCAAAAGGTTTATATGTACCTAATTGCCCTTTCTTCTTGCTCTTGAAAtttgggtggggggggggggggaaggataGCCTATTATCTTGTAGCAATTCTCCTTCAGATGACCCTTATAACCACAATGTTCACAAAAATACCCTGGGTTCTTTCCTTTGAACATTTGACCCCTTCCTACAAGTATTGTCAGTGGTTTCTTGTTTGGTTCCACAACACCTAATGCTCTGTGACTCTCCCCTTGCACAACTACTGCATAGGCTTGGTTTTTTTGATAACACTAGCCTTCTCTGCAGTATATTGCTCCTCACTTGACTGTAGCTCTCATTGAGTCCCATAAGAAACTGCAACAATCTTTGTCTCACTTGATGCTCCACATAGGCCCTGATTCCTCACAGTCACAAGAAGGCAATGGTGCCAAAATGTCTAATTCATCCCATAGATTTTTCATCTTCGAGAAATATGAAGTAACAGACTCAGTTCCTTGCTTTAGACTTGCAATTTCAGTCCATAATTGATAGATCCTAGTCAAATTATCCTTATCAAATCTCTCCTTAAACTCATCCCATGCCTCATTTAAACTAGAAGCATACATAATGCTAGGTACCAATTCACTTGCTACGGTGCTACTCAGTCATGAAACCACAATTGCATTACATCTTTCCCACTGTGTTGCCAATTCACCTCTCTACGATCCCTTCAGATATGTACCATCCACAAACCTTAACTTGTTCTTCAGTAACAGTGCAACCCTCATTGTTCTGCTCCACAGAGCATAGTTTTCTAGCCCTGTGAGCTTTAATGAGATCAATGATGTACTAGGTGCATCCGAATCTCGAAGAAACAGTGGGTGATTGTGAGGTAATTGTCCACTTTCATCGGTCGCCATGATTGAGCTTGAATTCCTGCAACTACAGTGTTTTGATCTGCGCAATTACAGCAAtcactgctctgataccatgttaattTATTGAATCTAAGCTCGATGAACTGAAATTATTAACATGCAAATGAATTTGCAATGGATTCGATAGAAGAATCTAGAGAAAGATACAAAGAGGAAGGCTAGAGAGAAGAGAGAACATTTCTTATCTTTGAAGAATGAAAAATTACAACTAATTTGAGGGAAGGTACTGTTATATAACAGAATCACGTACCCTTCACACCTATCTTTTAATGTGATCCCTAAAATTCTTTTATCTACACTTAGGCTCCTTAGTTAGTTACACCACCTAAACTAACTAACGACTCTAACTTGCTCTTGATAAATACGAATTACAACAAAGAATTATTGTGagtaatattaaaaatatttaaaaagccATTAGTTTATGTGTTATAGTATTTCATGTCTGTGATAGAAATTTATATTCAGAAAATCATTTCCACGACTATTCCGAAAATCTGAAACAGAGCAATCTGCCAATCTCCTTTAGCACTGCGTGTGATGTTTCAGTCTAGTGTAGGTAGCCATATTAGGTGTCCCTCACTTCATGCGGTTCTTTCTATCGTGGCTTAAAGGCTATCACATATGGTCCATATACTTTGCTCTAACGACGAACGATTTCTAAGAGGAATCTTAAAGAGAGACTGACACATCGAGTAAGGCCTTCGTTGAATCACAATTATGAAAATGAAAATGTTCAACTAGAATAAGAATCTTATTAGCTCATTTGGTTagttaatttaatttttatttaattgatGCCAATTCGAGTTTCCACCTCATAATCTCATtgctcatttttctttccttttctcctatgtatattttaaaaaaaatcaattaggTAATCATAGTTGATACTAGTACTAATATATGTAGCATGACCCATATAACCCTTAAACGATGTTTTAATACTAAGTTTGTCATGATCGAAAATTATAGTACCGTGGTCTGAACTAGTGGACTCACTCCCAACAACGAATTCCAACTCATCCACGCACCCCAGTGGAATTCTAACATTCGACTATCTATATATTATTTGAATTCCCATAACATATTGATCCAAGTGTAGAAACTAAACTTAACATATAGCATAATCTCAACCACTCACTGAGTTCATGGAGCAATACGGCTAGAGGGTTTTTAAAACAACAATCTGAATCATATAGAAAGATAAAAGACATTGTCTAGCTCCAATAGGAAGATGTAGGACTCGGCAATGGAATactcgatattccaaaatcacttctatgtatcaaggtcaaCACATGTATGTAAAATCATAAGAATAAGGGGGTGAGGTTACATACATAGTAGCATCAACCATATCTCTAACTGTTTGTATAAGAGGTTATAAACAACATGCCAT containing:
- the LOC138904884 gene encoding uncharacterized protein, encoding MATDESGQLPHNHPLFLRDSDAPSTSLISLKLTGLENYALWSRTMRVALLLKNKLSTVASELVPSIMYASSLNEAWDEFKERFDKDNLTRIYQLWTEIASLKQGTESVTSYFSKMKNLWDELDILAPLPSCDCEESGPMWSIKYSSQKSATRKLSHRRTVQTFGKLLEKTSLGERSAGHSELTGSSNLTGIMSLLSNVSNVYVYDWIIDLWASHHITFYKNVFDSIRPIEGQSSYRVQIPIGDKFEITHAGEATILENQKIKNVLDVSDFKFNLLSVSKLTRDLCCYAYFFPDFCVFQGLYSGKMVGIGKEDSGLYILSRGDVVAAGSFHRDGVTTTLWHQRLVHASTNAMKHRHILDVARALKIQRSMPIRFWGECIKTEVYLINKIPTEVLDKKSPYELLYRKQPRIDHLRVFGCLCYGSTLPRGDKFASRARRAVMIGYSKTQKRYKLFDLESNIFFVSRDVSFREDIFPFQGEETCQKDLFTLNSVGMATSKPREDAESILVTTQEDSSSTSMDEEEVPANLPQPSHTITDSPAANLDELAGADVDMQN